In Chitinophaga sp. HK235, a single window of DNA contains:
- a CDS encoding RagB/SusD family nutrient uptake outer membrane protein: MKKILLAISFFTSVSFLGSCSKMLNETPRSVLVPDFYKTAQGVNAALDASYAGTRTVWGCEDYFSMTTPGTDEFKRGNDGNQNFMTYDPGLLPSDGKFKAQWNNIYTYINTCNAVIQFAPTAPGLTDAVRRKAVAEAKFLRANYYFVLVQLWGDVTLTTTFISGPVTSANRDPLAKVYDAIITDLKEAMPDLAPGPKGIDPGRANAAAAKHVLAKVYLTRAGSKAAKATDYQDAATTATDLLTTAPTLGLSLLPDFGSVFAEGNENNAEVLWTVQHTSSLSYNGSPTQNNSTPDNMLVHLFVPQYEKIDGMARNIRDGRPYIRAVPTKWLIDTVFAERKNDTRFDKSFQTVWFCNNPGSIPVWPNPLPPGAPAGAAPGKPKMKLGDTCIYMPQGKFTDAQIAAAPYTLIPSSKYSIKMSPALSKYVDTKRSDMNAPSIRPLIAYRLAETYLVAAEALMQSGHPAEAVTYVNAVRERAAFPTGDKTKMDITVANLNPDFILDERSRELAGENVRWLDLVRTHTLQDRLLKHNDDNSRGNFKSPKHWLRPIPQDQIDATTTGTPYPQNPGW, encoded by the coding sequence ATGAAAAAAATATTGCTCGCTATAAGCTTTTTTACCAGCGTTTCTTTTCTGGGAAGTTGCAGCAAGATGCTGAATGAAACACCACGGTCCGTACTGGTACCGGATTTCTATAAAACAGCGCAGGGCGTAAATGCCGCACTGGATGCTTCTTATGCAGGCACCCGCACCGTCTGGGGTTGTGAAGATTATTTCTCCATGACCACGCCTGGTACCGATGAGTTTAAAAGAGGTAACGACGGCAACCAGAACTTTATGACCTATGATCCTGGACTGTTGCCCAGTGATGGTAAGTTTAAAGCCCAATGGAACAACATCTACACCTACATCAATACCTGCAATGCTGTGATTCAGTTTGCGCCCACCGCTCCGGGTCTTACCGATGCCGTACGCAGGAAGGCCGTTGCAGAAGCCAAATTCCTCCGGGCCAACTATTATTTTGTACTGGTACAGCTTTGGGGAGATGTAACACTTACCACTACCTTTATTTCCGGGCCTGTCACTTCGGCCAACAGAGATCCGTTGGCTAAAGTATACGACGCCATCATCACCGACCTGAAAGAGGCCATGCCTGATCTGGCACCCGGCCCTAAAGGAATAGATCCCGGAAGAGCCAATGCAGCTGCGGCCAAACATGTACTGGCTAAAGTATACCTCACCCGGGCTGGCAGCAAAGCTGCCAAAGCCACAGACTACCAGGATGCTGCCACCACTGCAACAGACCTGCTGACAACCGCTCCTACACTGGGTTTGTCGCTGTTGCCCGATTTTGGCAGCGTCTTCGCCGAAGGCAATGAAAACAATGCAGAAGTACTGTGGACCGTACAACATACCTCCAGTCTGTCGTACAACGGTTCTCCTACCCAAAACAACAGTACCCCCGACAATATGCTTGTACACCTGTTTGTACCACAGTATGAAAAGATAGACGGTATGGCCCGCAATATTCGTGACGGCCGTCCCTACATCCGTGCAGTGCCCACCAAATGGCTGATTGATACTGTTTTTGCAGAACGGAAAAATGATACCCGCTTCGATAAAAGTTTTCAGACGGTATGGTTCTGTAACAATCCCGGCAGCATTCCGGTATGGCCTAACCCGCTGCCACCGGGCGCTCCGGCTGGCGCTGCTCCCGGCAAGCCTAAAATGAAGCTGGGAGACACCTGTATCTACATGCCACAAGGGAAGTTTACGGATGCACAGATCGCTGCCGCACCTTATACACTGATCCCGTCCAGTAAATATTCTATCAAAATGTCACCGGCATTATCCAAATACGTTGATACCAAACGATCTGATATGAATGCGCCATCTATCCGGCCCCTCATCGCTTACCGCCTGGCAGAAACCTATCTGGTGGCAGCAGAAGCACTGATGCAGAGCGGCCACCCTGCTGAAGCCGTAACCTATGTGAATGCTGTACGGGAAAGAGCCGCCTTCCCTACCGGTGATAAAACAAAAATGGATATCACCGTCGCCAACCTCAACCCCGACTTCATCCTCGATGAACGCTCCCGTGAGCTGGCCGGCGAAAACGTAAGATGGCTGGATCTTGTAAGGACACATACCCTGCAGGACAGACTGCTGAAACACAACGACGACAATTCCAGAGGCAACTTTAAATCGCCCAAACACTGGCTCAGACCTATCCCACAGGATCAGATCGATGCCACTACCACTGGTACTCCCTATCCGCAAAATCCCGGCTGGTAA
- a CDS encoding DUF1634 domain-containing protein → MKLFSKHFWADKDIQQLIGKQLRVGVITSSIIVLLGGIVYLYRHGHESPDYGTFTGVREGLDNLPGILKGIMAGQGRDVIQLGIVLLIATPIFRIVFSVVAFLLEKDYLYVVITLIVLSVITFSMVGGLERL, encoded by the coding sequence ATGAAGCTTTTTTCAAAACATTTCTGGGCAGATAAGGATATTCAGCAACTGATCGGTAAACAGCTGCGTGTCGGAGTGATCACATCCAGTATTATAGTATTGTTGGGTGGTATCGTGTATCTGTACCGGCACGGACATGAAAGTCCCGACTATGGAACCTTTACCGGTGTACGGGAAGGTCTGGACAACCTGCCTGGCATCCTGAAGGGTATCATGGCTGGCCAGGGACGGGACGTGATACAGCTGGGCATTGTTTTATTGATCGCAACGCCTATTTTTCGTATAGTCTTTTCCGTTGTAGCATTTTTGCTGGAGAAGGATTACCTGTATGTGGTCATCACCCTGATCGTACTGTCGGTGATTACTTTCAGTATGGTAGGAGGATTGGAACGATTGTAA
- a CDS encoding sulfite exporter TauE/SafE family protein has product MTILLFTLILLAGAFLAGLLGSLTGLGGGVVIIPLLTLVFHVDIRYAIGTALIASIATSSGSASAYVKEGITNIRLGMFLEIATTTGAVIGALIAVFIPTNVVAIIFGCVLIFSAFMSMRKKTQAVSDEDVSKLARQLKLNGSYPSGGGVVSYKVRHVPGGYFMMMFAGVMSGLLGIGSGALKVLAMDNVMRIPFKVSTTTSNFMIGVTAAASAVVYLQRGYVSPGLCMPVVLGVLAGAFGGSRLLVKANTKWLRIVFSVVITFLAFQMIYNGLTGKL; this is encoded by the coding sequence ATGACGATTTTATTATTTACATTGATCCTGCTTGCCGGGGCCTTTCTGGCAGGGCTATTGGGGTCACTCACCGGGTTAGGAGGCGGTGTGGTAATCATTCCGCTGCTGACCCTGGTCTTCCACGTTGACATCCGTTATGCCATTGGGACGGCGCTGATTGCCTCCATTGCCACCTCTTCCGGCTCTGCCTCTGCTTACGTAAAGGAAGGGATTACCAACATCAGACTGGGCATGTTCCTGGAAATAGCTACTACTACCGGGGCGGTGATAGGGGCGCTGATAGCGGTCTTTATCCCCACTAATGTGGTGGCTATCATTTTTGGCTGTGTGCTGATTTTTTCCGCGTTTATGTCAATGCGTAAGAAAACGCAGGCTGTTTCCGATGAAGACGTGAGCAAGCTGGCCCGTCAGCTGAAGCTGAACGGTTCCTATCCTTCCGGGGGCGGCGTTGTATCTTACAAGGTAAGACATGTGCCGGGCGGATATTTTATGATGATGTTTGCCGGCGTTATGTCGGGCCTGCTGGGTATTGGTTCCGGCGCCTTAAAGGTGCTGGCGATGGACAACGTCATGCGTATTCCCTTTAAAGTGTCTACTACCACCAGCAACTTTATGATCGGGGTTACCGCTGCGGCCAGTGCCGTAGTATACCTGCAACGGGGATATGTAAGCCCGGGGCTGTGTATGCCGGTGGTACTGGGTGTACTGGCGGGTGCTTTCGGTGGGTCCAGGCTGCTGGTAAAAGCCAATACTAAATGGTTACGTATAGTCTTTAGCGTTGTAATCACCTTCCTGGCGTTTCAGATGATTTATAATGGTTTAACCGGTAAACTGTAG
- a CDS encoding TonB-dependent receptor, giving the protein MKIPSGRQAASLRLLQIMICWLLSIYVYTTPLYSQDKTVSVKGRVTSQSGEPLPGATITVKGTNKGITTKVDGTFQLDVPANVFIKISYTGFISRELKVDNTNMNNVSISLAVDKGELNEVVVVGYGTQKRADVTGSITTINAQAIRDVPASNLTSILKGQGAGIDIQKSGGNSKPGAKPSILIRGSRSLKAGNSPLFVVDGIPYNGDINDLNPDDITSVDVLKDASSTAIYGSRGANGVILVTTKRGRSGKAIVTYSGYGGFVKPSGNYDLMNAGQYAGLKKWAYWNGTQDPPLKYSGPEDPQILIDAFDAEERRQLAKGNSTNWQDLVYKTGIMTNHQIGISGGNDKTQFSASAGYYKETGVYPGQSFERFTVKASIDHEINKIFKIGVSSLNNFSTTTGESVNPMGQALRASPMAPAYDSTGALINDFLAGSQKQIWNPLADFLPGATVEKRKRSGTFTTAYLDINILPGLKYRFNGGAEIKSDNYGNFAGSKTTNNLGSLNTSENKYNNEINYTLENLLVYDHQFGKHRINFTGLYSLQESGSQTNNYNNTTLLSDDLQYFNATYGLNLAGSGSESKWDIISYMGRINYNFDQRFLLTLTARSDGSSRLAPGNKFKGFPSAAVGWNISNEKFMHSARLFSNLKLRASYGRTGNTAINPYQTLGALKGINYNYGSSNVTGVFINTAPNSALQWEYTTTANLGIDFGLLNNRITGSVEVYSANTSNLLLPLHLPGTSGIPGDVLVNIGKTQNKGLEIHLATVNVQGKGAGDFTWTSDLNFFINRGKITELYNGIQQDISNNWFVGHPIGSYYDYQRIGIWQNIKADSTTAIAYGQKVTGNSSVIGTIRVKDINNDSTFSDADKTIVGTPQPKWEGGMTNRFSYKGFDFTIVMYARIGSTLNSKLYGGGFANTFQGNYNNLNVNYWTPTNGETYFPKPNQSRTQTQYNSTLGYIDGSYLKIRTLSLGYNLPSSFIQKLKARSLRVYVSAQDPLIFFSEYRNKFHGVDPESAGNINADTPATWSMLFGVNLTL; this is encoded by the coding sequence ATGAAAATTCCTTCAGGACGGCAGGCCGCATCCCTGCGCCTGCTTCAAATCATGATTTGTTGGTTATTGTCTATCTACGTATATACGACACCGTTATACTCACAGGACAAAACCGTCAGCGTTAAGGGCCGTGTCACCTCTCAGTCGGGTGAACCGCTGCCAGGAGCCACCATCACAGTAAAAGGTACTAACAAAGGTATCACCACCAAAGTAGATGGTACTTTTCAGCTGGATGTACCTGCAAACGTTTTCATTAAAATTTCATATACTGGCTTCATCTCCCGTGAACTGAAGGTGGACAACACCAACATGAATAATGTGAGCATCTCTCTGGCAGTAGACAAGGGAGAACTGAATGAAGTAGTGGTGGTAGGTTATGGCACACAGAAACGTGCCGACGTAACCGGTTCCATCACCACCATCAATGCACAGGCCATCCGCGATGTGCCCGCCTCCAACCTCACATCTATCCTGAAAGGACAAGGCGCCGGCATCGATATTCAGAAAAGCGGTGGTAACAGTAAACCAGGTGCCAAACCCTCCATCCTCATCCGCGGCAGCAGATCGCTCAAAGCAGGTAACTCCCCGCTGTTTGTAGTAGACGGTATCCCCTACAACGGCGATATCAACGACCTCAATCCGGATGATATCACCTCTGTAGATGTCCTTAAAGACGCCTCTTCCACCGCTATCTACGGTTCCAGAGGCGCCAACGGCGTGATCCTCGTCACCACCAAACGCGGACGCAGCGGCAAAGCCATTGTCACCTACAGCGGATACGGCGGCTTCGTAAAACCCTCCGGCAACTACGACCTCATGAACGCCGGACAATATGCCGGCCTGAAAAAATGGGCCTACTGGAATGGTACCCAGGACCCGCCTTTAAAATACAGCGGCCCTGAAGATCCGCAGATACTGATAGATGCCTTTGATGCAGAAGAAAGAAGACAACTGGCCAAAGGCAATAGCACCAACTGGCAAGACCTCGTTTACAAAACCGGCATCATGACCAACCACCAGATAGGCATCTCCGGTGGTAACGATAAAACACAGTTCAGTGCCTCTGCCGGATATTATAAAGAAACGGGTGTATATCCCGGCCAGTCCTTCGAACGCTTCACCGTAAAAGCCAGCATCGATCATGAAATCAATAAGATTTTCAAAATCGGTGTCAGCTCGCTCAACAACTTTTCTACTACCACCGGCGAAAGCGTGAACCCCATGGGACAAGCCCTCAGAGCCAGTCCTATGGCCCCTGCCTACGACAGCACCGGCGCATTGATCAACGACTTCCTCGCCGGCAGCCAGAAACAGATCTGGAACCCACTGGCCGATTTCCTCCCAGGCGCCACCGTGGAAAAAAGAAAACGCTCCGGAACTTTTACCACCGCCTATCTCGATATCAACATCTTACCCGGCCTGAAATATCGCTTCAATGGCGGAGCAGAAATCAAAAGTGATAACTACGGCAACTTCGCCGGCAGCAAAACTACCAACAACCTCGGTAGCCTCAACACCAGCGAAAACAAATACAACAACGAAATCAACTACACCCTGGAAAACCTCCTGGTGTATGATCACCAATTCGGCAAACACCGCATCAATTTCACCGGCCTGTACAGCCTGCAGGAATCCGGCAGCCAGACCAACAACTATAACAACACCACCCTCCTGTCTGACGACCTGCAGTACTTCAACGCTACCTATGGCCTCAACCTCGCCGGCAGCGGCTCCGAAAGCAAATGGGACATCATCTCCTACATGGGCAGGATCAACTACAACTTCGACCAACGTTTCCTCCTCACCCTCACCGCCCGCAGCGATGGTAGCTCAAGACTCGCACCTGGCAACAAATTCAAGGGATTCCCTTCTGCTGCTGTTGGCTGGAATATCAGCAATGAAAAATTCATGCACAGCGCCAGATTGTTCAGCAACCTGAAACTCCGTGCCAGCTATGGACGCACCGGCAACACGGCTATCAATCCCTATCAGACATTAGGTGCCCTCAAAGGAATAAACTACAACTACGGTTCCTCCAACGTGACCGGCGTATTCATCAATACAGCCCCCAACTCCGCACTGCAATGGGAATACACTACCACCGCCAACCTCGGTATTGACTTCGGTTTGCTCAACAACCGTATCACCGGTAGTGTGGAAGTATATTCCGCCAACACCAGCAATCTGTTGCTGCCACTGCATTTGCCCGGCACCTCAGGTATCCCGGGTGATGTACTCGTCAACATAGGCAAAACACAAAATAAAGGTCTTGAAATACACCTGGCCACTGTCAATGTACAAGGCAAAGGCGCCGGTGATTTCACCTGGACATCAGATCTTAACTTCTTCATCAACAGAGGTAAAATCACAGAACTGTACAATGGAATACAACAGGATATCTCCAACAACTGGTTTGTAGGTCATCCTATCGGCTCCTACTACGACTACCAACGCATCGGCATCTGGCAGAATATCAAAGCCGATTCCACGACTGCAATAGCCTATGGTCAGAAAGTAACCGGCAACTCTTCCGTGATTGGGACTATCCGCGTGAAAGATATCAACAACGACAGCACCTTCAGTGATGCAGACAAAACCATCGTAGGTACTCCTCAACCCAAATGGGAAGGCGGTATGACCAACCGCTTCAGCTACAAAGGTTTTGATTTTACCATCGTGATGTATGCGCGCATAGGCAGCACGCTCAACAGCAAACTGTATGGCGGCGGTTTTGCCAACACCTTCCAGGGTAACTACAACAACCTCAATGTCAACTACTGGACACCTACCAACGGAGAAACCTATTTCCCAAAACCCAACCAGTCCAGAACACAAACACAATACAACTCCACACTGGGATATATCGATGGCAGCTACCTGAAGATCAGAACACTGAGCCTGGGATACAATCTCCCTTCCTCCTTTATCCAGAAGCTGAAAGCACGTTCCCTGCGCGTATATGTTTCTGCACAGGACCCACTTATTTTCTTCTCTGAATACCGCAACAAGTTCCATGGTGTAGATCCTGAATCCGCCGGCAACATCAACGCAGATACGCCTGCCACCTGGTCTATGCTCTTCGGGGTAAACCTTACTTTATAA